One Chryseobacterium wanjuense genomic region harbors:
- the pheT gene encoding phenylalanine--tRNA ligase subunit beta, with translation MKISNNWLKDFIKTELKTERIGEFLTDIGLEVEGIDKFESIKGSLEGIVVGKVLTCEKHPNADKLRKTTVDVGNGKVLNIVCGAPNVEAGQTVPVAVVGTKIYDKSGNFFEIKEAKIRGEVSQGMICAEDELGLSDDHGGIMVLDEEKYELGKNFADYFELTNDEVFEIGLTPNRTDAMSHYGVARDLFAYLSTNKQKSEFEKVSSDVLNNEGTHDFTLEVEDAELCPRYIGAVIENVKVADSPAWLKDRLKAIGLSPINNIVDITNYVLHGYGQPLHAFDADKIEDKKVKVGTVKEGTKFTTLDGIERTLNGSEIMIKDGKDNPMCIAGVFGGANSGVSDETKTIFLESAYFNPVAVRKGAKFHGLNTDASFRFERGVDPNITRTAITKAITLIQELAEGKLVGDLLEEYPKKIEDNYVIIRFSKIEQILGTKIHREKVKEILKALDIQVLNEIQNGLEISVPAYRADVTREIDVIEEILRIYGYNKIDAPQKISFTPVKLTAQDQDELENNWARTLQGLGFNEVMNNSLTSVKDETDAVKLLNPLSNDLAFMRKSLLEGLLQNAIYNINRKNQDIKFFEFGKIYHKKEKYEERKQLAILVSGRDVAENWLQPKSATSFYNLKAYVKVLLEKLAIDYKEVALSDERFSDALAYEVDGKALVRIGKVSSQLLKDFDIDQECFYAEIELEFAQQLRSKNELKFKDIPKFNKIRRDLALLIDKHINYEDLYQTAKNNKSPYIKNINLFDVYEGKNLPEGKKSYAMSFELLNEEKTLEEKEIAAVMDSLVKSFQKEFNAELRG, from the coding sequence ATGAAAATATCAAACAACTGGCTGAAAGACTTCATCAAAACGGAATTAAAAACTGAAAGAATCGGTGAATTCCTTACGGATATAGGTCTTGAGGTGGAAGGGATAGACAAATTTGAAAGCATAAAAGGAAGCCTGGAAGGAATTGTTGTAGGCAAGGTTTTAACTTGCGAAAAACATCCGAATGCCGACAAATTGAGAAAAACGACTGTAGATGTAGGAAACGGAAAAGTATTGAACATCGTTTGTGGAGCTCCGAATGTTGAAGCCGGACAAACAGTTCCTGTGGCAGTTGTTGGAACCAAAATCTATGATAAAAGCGGGAACTTTTTTGAAATCAAGGAAGCGAAAATCAGAGGAGAAGTTTCTCAGGGAATGATTTGTGCGGAAGATGAGCTGGGTCTTAGTGATGACCACGGCGGAATCATGGTTTTGGATGAAGAAAAATATGAGCTTGGGAAGAATTTTGCAGATTATTTTGAATTAACAAACGACGAAGTTTTTGAAATTGGTTTAACGCCAAACAGAACCGATGCTATGTCTCACTACGGCGTAGCAAGGGATCTTTTTGCATACCTTTCGACCAACAAACAAAAATCTGAATTTGAAAAAGTATCTTCAGATGTTTTAAATAACGAAGGAACCCACGATTTTACACTGGAGGTTGAAGATGCGGAACTTTGTCCAAGATATATCGGAGCGGTGATCGAAAACGTAAAAGTTGCAGATTCTCCGGCTTGGCTGAAAGATAGGTTAAAAGCGATCGGGTTGAGTCCGATCAATAATATTGTAGATATTACAAATTATGTTCTTCACGGCTATGGACAGCCGCTTCACGCTTTCGATGCAGATAAGATTGAAGATAAAAAAGTGAAAGTGGGAACTGTAAAAGAAGGAACAAAATTTACCACTTTAGACGGTATTGAAAGAACCTTGAACGGTTCTGAGATCATGATCAAAGATGGAAAAGATAATCCGATGTGTATCGCCGGAGTTTTCGGAGGGGCAAACTCGGGAGTTTCTGATGAAACGAAAACTATTTTCCTTGAAAGTGCTTATTTTAATCCGGTTGCAGTAAGAAAAGGAGCAAAATTCCATGGGTTGAATACAGATGCTTCTTTCAGATTCGAAAGAGGAGTTGATCCTAATATTACAAGAACAGCGATCACAAAAGCGATTACATTGATTCAGGAATTGGCTGAAGGGAAATTGGTTGGTGATTTGCTGGAAGAATATCCTAAGAAAATCGAGGATAATTATGTGATTATCAGATTCTCGAAAATCGAACAGATTTTAGGAACAAAAATTCACAGGGAAAAAGTAAAAGAGATTTTAAAAGCCCTTGATATTCAGGTGTTAAATGAAATTCAGAACGGCTTGGAAATCTCTGTTCCTGCTTACAGAGCAGATGTGACACGAGAAATTGACGTTATTGAAGAAATTTTAAGAATCTACGGGTACAATAAAATTGATGCGCCGCAAAAAATTTCGTTTACACCGGTAAAATTAACTGCTCAGGATCAGGACGAACTGGAAAACAACTGGGCGAGAACTTTACAGGGACTTGGTTTCAACGAAGTGATGAACAATTCATTAACTTCTGTGAAAGACGAGACCGATGCTGTAAAATTATTAAATCCGTTGAGTAATGATCTGGCGTTTATGAGAAAGTCTTTATTGGAAGGGCTTCTTCAAAATGCAATTTACAATATCAACAGAAAGAATCAGGATATTAAATTCTTCGAATTCGGAAAAATTTACCATAAAAAAGAAAAATACGAGGAAAGAAAACAGCTTGCTATTTTGGTTTCCGGAAGAGATGTTGCGGAAAACTGGCTGCAGCCAAAATCTGCGACAAGTTTCTATAACTTAAAAGCTTACGTAAAAGTATTATTAGAGAAATTAGCAATTGATTATAAAGAAGTTGCTTTATCTGATGAAAGATTTTCTGATGCTTTGGCTTATGAAGTTGATGGCAAAGCTTTGGTAAGAATAGGAAAGGTTTCATCTCAACTCCTGAAAGACTTTGATATCGACCAGGAGTGTTTCTATGCTGAAATTGAGCTTGAATTTGCTCAGCAACTACGTTCTAAAAACGAATTGAAGTTTAAGGATATTCCTAAATTCAACAAAATCAGAAGAGATTTGGCATTATTGATCGATAAGCATATCAATTATGAAGATCTTTATCAGACGGCTAAAAATAATAAATCGCCTTACATTAAAAATATCAACTTATTTGATGTTTATGAAGGAAAAAATCTTCCTGAAGGTAAGAAGTCATACGCAATGAGCTTTGAACTTTTGAATGAAGAAAAAACTTTGGAAGAGAAAGAAATTGCAGCGGTAATGGATTCTTTGGTGAAGTCTTTCCAAAAAGAATTCAATGCAGAATTGAGAGGATAA